In the Acropora muricata isolate sample 2 chromosome 1, ASM3666990v1, whole genome shotgun sequence genome, one interval contains:
- the LOC136918349 gene encoding leucine-rich repeat-containing protein 74B-like isoform X1 codes for MKEQSTEKLHVYGGCTERADFWRWNVHEVDGRMSRAVSETNLLIHLNRILDAYDAELKNEELIAENTPLKTTKIIHRLDRKDRHQDVQDACQIHDLTLRESFLKNCEQLGIPPLAMTYFLDRITSGDSELIMRNLGIGPTGSVAVADALARNATVTRLDLSLNDIQDKGAVAVAKLLEVNSHITNVSLSENKIGKDGTEALGNMLTVNDSLLKIDISRNHLTDEDIQFFSNVLQTEDSLTTLDLSHNSFGITGGEYIGEMVALNSSLRVLNLGWNRLGDEGVKQFCVGLKENRTLEKLDLCWNEIGHEGAKSIASSIQQNGKLIELNLNNNRITDRGMEKIAKSLELNDTLKVLKIGFNLITSEGACALLRSLFKNSGSAIEEVRLAEVEINNSIKELYNQLKIRKPRFHLLELSTASGDLYNFVKPQNPMMVLDDYLKRNKLNARRHRGLEGDEEDS; via the exons ATGAAGGAACAGTCCACA GAAAAATTACATGTTTACGGAGGTTGTACTGAAAGGGCTGATTTCTGGCGATGGAACGTACACGAAGTAGATGGCAGAATG agtcgAGCAGTGTCGGAGACCAACTTATTGATTCATCTCAATCGTATTTTGGACGCATACGACGCAGAACTGAAAAATGAGGAACTAATAGCTGAAAATACACCTCTCAAAACAACCAAAATTATTCATCGACTGGACAGGAAAGACAGGCATCAAGATGTTCAAGACGCTTGCCAAATACACGATTTGACGCTCAGGGAATCCTTTCTGAAAAACTGCGAACAACTCGGCATTCCACCATTAGCGATGACGTACTTCCTCGACAGAATTACATCCGGGGACTCGGAACTGATAATGAGAAATCTTGGTATAGGTCCCACGGGCTCAGTGGCTGTTGCAGACGCATTGGCGCGAAACGCCACGGTCACGAGACTGGATCTCTCCCTTAATGACATCCAAGATAAAGGAGCTGTTGCTGTTGCTAAGCTACTCGAGGTAAACAGTCATATAACTAACGTTAGTCTATCAGAAAATAAAATAGGAAAAGATGGTACGGAAGCTCTTGGGAACATGTTGACTGTGAATGACAGTTTACTAAAAATTGATATTTCAAGGAATCACTTAACAGATGAGGATATTCAATTCTTTAGTAATGTCTTGCAAACCGAGGATTCCCTTACCACGCTAGACTTAAGTCACAACTCCTTTGGAATCACTGGGGGCGAGTATATAGGCGAAATGGTGGCACTCAATAGTTCTCTCCGAGTGTTGAATCTAGGATGGAATAGACTTGGCGACGAAGgagtaaaacaattttgcgTTGGATTGAAGGAAAATCGAACATTGGAAAAGTTAGATTTGTGTTGGAATGAGATTGGGCACGAAGGCGCAAAATCCATTGCCTCATCAATACAACAAAATGGCAAGCTTATTGAACTGAACTTGAACAACAACCGCATCACAGACCGTGGAATGGAAAAGATCGCTAAAAGTCTGGAACTGAATGACACACTAAAAGTACTCAAGATAGGTTTTAATCTGATCACGTCCGAAGGCGCATGCGCTTTGTTACGATCCCTTTTCAAGAACTCAGGCAGCGCAATAGAAGAAGTTCGCCTTGCGGAAGTGGAAATAAACAATAGCATAAAGGAATTATACAATCAGTTGAAAATTCGTAAACCAAGATTTCATCTGTTGGAATTGTCAACTGCAAGCGGAGATCTATATAATTTTGTAAAGCCTCAAAACCCAATGATGGTCTTAGATGATTAtctcaaaagaaacaaacttaaTGCACGTAGACACCGTGGTCTGGAAGGCGACGAAGAGGATAGTTAA
- the LOC136918349 gene encoding leucine-rich repeat-containing protein 74B-like isoform X2 gives MAGIITEVYKLSKERSNPLVKLTKSRAVSETNLLIHLNRILDAYDAELKNEELIAENTPLKTTKIIHRLDRKDRHQDVQDACQIHDLTLRESFLKNCEQLGIPPLAMTYFLDRITSGDSELIMRNLGIGPTGSVAVADALARNATVTRLDLSLNDIQDKGAVAVAKLLEVNSHITNVSLSENKIGKDGTEALGNMLTVNDSLLKIDISRNHLTDEDIQFFSNVLQTEDSLTTLDLSHNSFGITGGEYIGEMVALNSSLRVLNLGWNRLGDEGVKQFCVGLKENRTLEKLDLCWNEIGHEGAKSIASSIQQNGKLIELNLNNNRITDRGMEKIAKSLELNDTLKVLKIGFNLITSEGACALLRSLFKNSGSAIEEVRLAEVEINNSIKELYNQLKIRKPRFHLLELSTASGDLYNFVKPQNPMMVLDDYLKRNKLNARRHRGLEGDEEDS, from the exons ATGGCCGGTATAATTACAGAGGTTTACAAACTTTCGAAGGAAAGATCTAATCCGCTTGTAAAGTTAACAAAG agtcgAGCAGTGTCGGAGACCAACTTATTGATTCATCTCAATCGTATTTTGGACGCATACGACGCAGAACTGAAAAATGAGGAACTAATAGCTGAAAATACACCTCTCAAAACAACCAAAATTATTCATCGACTGGACAGGAAAGACAGGCATCAAGATGTTCAAGACGCTTGCCAAATACACGATTTGACGCTCAGGGAATCCTTTCTGAAAAACTGCGAACAACTCGGCATTCCACCATTAGCGATGACGTACTTCCTCGACAGAATTACATCCGGGGACTCGGAACTGATAATGAGAAATCTTGGTATAGGTCCCACGGGCTCAGTGGCTGTTGCAGACGCATTGGCGCGAAACGCCACGGTCACGAGACTGGATCTCTCCCTTAATGACATCCAAGATAAAGGAGCTGTTGCTGTTGCTAAGCTACTCGAGGTAAACAGTCATATAACTAACGTTAGTCTATCAGAAAATAAAATAGGAAAAGATGGTACGGAAGCTCTTGGGAACATGTTGACTGTGAATGACAGTTTACTAAAAATTGATATTTCAAGGAATCACTTAACAGATGAGGATATTCAATTCTTTAGTAATGTCTTGCAAACCGAGGATTCCCTTACCACGCTAGACTTAAGTCACAACTCCTTTGGAATCACTGGGGGCGAGTATATAGGCGAAATGGTGGCACTCAATAGTTCTCTCCGAGTGTTGAATCTAGGATGGAATAGACTTGGCGACGAAGgagtaaaacaattttgcgTTGGATTGAAGGAAAATCGAACATTGGAAAAGTTAGATTTGTGTTGGAATGAGATTGGGCACGAAGGCGCAAAATCCATTGCCTCATCAATACAACAAAATGGCAAGCTTATTGAACTGAACTTGAACAACAACCGCATCACAGACCGTGGAATGGAAAAGATCGCTAAAAGTCTGGAACTGAATGACACACTAAAAGTACTCAAGATAGGTTTTAATCTGATCACGTCCGAAGGCGCATGCGCTTTGTTACGATCCCTTTTCAAGAACTCAGGCAGCGCAATAGAAGAAGTTCGCCTTGCGGAAGTGGAAATAAACAATAGCATAAAGGAATTATACAATCAGTTGAAAATTCGTAAACCAAGATTTCATCTGTTGGAATTGTCAACTGCAAGCGGAGATCTATATAATTTTGTAAAGCCTCAAAACCCAATGATGGTCTTAGATGATTAtctcaaaagaaacaaacttaaTGCACGTAGACACCGTGGTCTGGAAGGCGACGAAGAGGATAGTTAA
- the LOC136918349 gene encoding leucine-rich repeat-containing protein 74B-like isoform X3, translating into MSRAVSETNLLIHLNRILDAYDAELKNEELIAENTPLKTTKIIHRLDRKDRHQDVQDACQIHDLTLRESFLKNCEQLGIPPLAMTYFLDRITSGDSELIMRNLGIGPTGSVAVADALARNATVTRLDLSLNDIQDKGAVAVAKLLEVNSHITNVSLSENKIGKDGTEALGNMLTVNDSLLKIDISRNHLTDEDIQFFSNVLQTEDSLTTLDLSHNSFGITGGEYIGEMVALNSSLRVLNLGWNRLGDEGVKQFCVGLKENRTLEKLDLCWNEIGHEGAKSIASSIQQNGKLIELNLNNNRITDRGMEKIAKSLELNDTLKVLKIGFNLITSEGACALLRSLFKNSGSAIEEVRLAEVEINNSIKELYNQLKIRKPRFHLLELSTASGDLYNFVKPQNPMMVLDDYLKRNKLNARRHRGLEGDEEDS; encoded by the exons ATG agtcgAGCAGTGTCGGAGACCAACTTATTGATTCATCTCAATCGTATTTTGGACGCATACGACGCAGAACTGAAAAATGAGGAACTAATAGCTGAAAATACACCTCTCAAAACAACCAAAATTATTCATCGACTGGACAGGAAAGACAGGCATCAAGATGTTCAAGACGCTTGCCAAATACACGATTTGACGCTCAGGGAATCCTTTCTGAAAAACTGCGAACAACTCGGCATTCCACCATTAGCGATGACGTACTTCCTCGACAGAATTACATCCGGGGACTCGGAACTGATAATGAGAAATCTTGGTATAGGTCCCACGGGCTCAGTGGCTGTTGCAGACGCATTGGCGCGAAACGCCACGGTCACGAGACTGGATCTCTCCCTTAATGACATCCAAGATAAAGGAGCTGTTGCTGTTGCTAAGCTACTCGAGGTAAACAGTCATATAACTAACGTTAGTCTATCAGAAAATAAAATAGGAAAAGATGGTACGGAAGCTCTTGGGAACATGTTGACTGTGAATGACAGTTTACTAAAAATTGATATTTCAAGGAATCACTTAACAGATGAGGATATTCAATTCTTTAGTAATGTCTTGCAAACCGAGGATTCCCTTACCACGCTAGACTTAAGTCACAACTCCTTTGGAATCACTGGGGGCGAGTATATAGGCGAAATGGTGGCACTCAATAGTTCTCTCCGAGTGTTGAATCTAGGATGGAATAGACTTGGCGACGAAGgagtaaaacaattttgcgTTGGATTGAAGGAAAATCGAACATTGGAAAAGTTAGATTTGTGTTGGAATGAGATTGGGCACGAAGGCGCAAAATCCATTGCCTCATCAATACAACAAAATGGCAAGCTTATTGAACTGAACTTGAACAACAACCGCATCACAGACCGTGGAATGGAAAAGATCGCTAAAAGTCTGGAACTGAATGACACACTAAAAGTACTCAAGATAGGTTTTAATCTGATCACGTCCGAAGGCGCATGCGCTTTGTTACGATCCCTTTTCAAGAACTCAGGCAGCGCAATAGAAGAAGTTCGCCTTGCGGAAGTGGAAATAAACAATAGCATAAAGGAATTATACAATCAGTTGAAAATTCGTAAACCAAGATTTCATCTGTTGGAATTGTCAACTGCAAGCGGAGATCTATATAATTTTGTAAAGCCTCAAAACCCAATGATGGTCTTAGATGATTAtctcaaaagaaacaaacttaaTGCACGTAGACACCGTGGTCTGGAAGGCGACGAAGAGGATAGTTAA